The DNA region CGTGAAGACGTCATGGCGAGCTGAACAACAAACGTCAGTTTCCTTCAAGTCCAGACATACAAGAACGGAACATACCAAGTAAGCTGTAGATTCCAGAAAACGACAATCCCGCCGTGACCGTGGACAAGAAGTCTCTCGTATCATCCCGAGCATAATCCACCGTTTCCTCAAATAAACAAAACGCAAAAGCTCCAGCACCCAGCCTGAACCCCATTTTCATGCCATCCTTAACACCGCCAACTATTGATGCGTAGTTCTTGCTCTTGTGGTACTGGAACCATGCTGCCGAAGTCGTGGGATAGCGATGGGCGTTCTCGGCTCGGAACTGGTATGATGCCTTTTTGCTACCATGAAAGGACCCGATGGTCATTCCAGATGCAAATGCCGCCATGGTAGTGTATGGCAGGCGTCTCTTCACTTCCATCCCGAGCCGGGGAGGTGTGTCTGAGTCGAAGAGCTTGTGCCAATGAATAACTCTCAGTAGTGCTGAATCGTGAGGGCGCTGGCCCGATGGTTCTCGCGAGTCCATATTGTCGGTGGGGTGATTGGTCATGAATTCATACACTAGTTGTGTCTCAGAAGGCTCCTGTTATCTGAGATGGTGGTCTCACGGCGGTTTGTGTTGGTGTTCTTGTTTGGTTTATGCAAACGTCGAGATCAACCGCGGAGTTCTCTGAATTCCGATAAAGAAATTCTCCGACCTCCGCCCACCACAGCTCGCTCATAACTACCTGCAGCACAACTTGTGATACTGTATACAACATGGTAGGTATCTTTCATTATTATCCATATTCCCTGTCTTATAAAATTAGAAGTTGCTAATAACCTGTCTCATAGTCTAACCCAGACCCTCTGAGCTGGACTCTCCTCTTCAAGAAGCACAAGACAACCGTGCTTCTCATGCTCCTACCACAAGAAtccatcacaaacaccaagACTGCTCTACTAAATGCACTCAAAGCTCGCGGATTGACGGAAATTAACGGAGACCCTCTTCCTGAAGACGCCTCGGATATTGAATTTGGAGTTGCCGTGGACAAGAATGATCTAGAGAAAGGCTGGACACGACTGGAGGTGGGGGGGCCAGATTtcgcagaggaagaggaatcaAAGAAAAACGCTGGGAAGAAGGCTAGTGGCTCGATAAGCTTACAGGGTGTTGATCTTCGGAATGGACAGTCTATCGCTTttaggttcaagaagctcgTTGATGGCGAGAAGGCTGTGAAGAAGGATGGAGAGGATATCGATATTGACCTGGAACTTGAGGACCCTGGCTGGGATGTTGTTGTTCCCAAAttcgatgatgaagaggaagtcgAGCAGTGAACACGGTTCTTCTTTGGCTCAGGCTATTCAGCCACCTTTCTACGCGAGCATTGTACGGCGTTCACATGGCGTTGGGTTATATATTTCAGGCTGGGATGTAGGACGAGAGACGATACGTTGCTACTATTTCAGATACGAATTTATTTACACTTATGGCGTCCGATCTGGGGTCTGAGACAGACAACATGCGCTTACTTTCCTTGTAACCTTTGCAGACTCTTATCCAGTCGTAGTTCCGTGCTCTCAGTATCCCGTACAAGGTAAGCAACTTAGCAACCCAAGCCGTTACATGAATTGCGCACGTGCTTGCACTCCCACCGCTAAATCAGGGACAATCGACAACACGGTCTGACTCTATGCTGTTTAAAGGCCATTTCGAGTCAGTGTTCGATACCCAATGATCTCAAGTGGTAGGATCCACAGTGCGTGTAGATAAGCTTAACACACTGTGGTATTAATAGTAATACGCTTTAATATCTCACATACATTGTGGTAaactgaaaaaaaaatacagaGCCTGTGTTATCGACACGCACCGATGGTTGCTCGGAGCAACAAGCGAAACGTCAACAGGTCAAGCCTCACCAGGGCGTTGAAATACAGACCACGCCGACTCCACAGTCAACATTCCTCGTCTGCGAGCCCTTTTCGATAACCCATCCGGCTTGAGGAGCAGTACTAACCCGCAGCATACCTTCCCCAGCGTCTGATCCCGTCCGATTCACACTAATCGGGTGTGACGTTTCGctcctttcttttgttgTCACAACTCGACCGGAGAACAGGCGACGCTGGGTGTCGACTTATCGTTTCCCCCCCACTGCGTCGAAATCAAAGGACGTGGATCTGTACAAATACATCATTCTGGGAGGGAGTTCGACTTGATTTAACTTGGTTCTTCCGTTCTTTCTCTCCCAACCGACCGCCGATAAAAACATATTCCATCATGCCTCCCGAGTCGAGCGATTCTTCGTCTATTTCCGTCGCGGTTCGTGTGAGACCGTTCACCATCCGAGAGGCTGCTCAGATTTCAAAATGTGAGGCTGGACCTCTCTTTCTTGGTGATGGGTCTCTGGCCGGAGCACCCACACCGAAGCTGCAACAGAAGGGACTCAGGTCGATCATCAAGGTCATCGACGACAGATGTCTGTAAGTGGATTAACCAAGCTATCCGTTTCCGATATACACGGCTCTGGATAGAAGCTGACGACAGTTGTAAAGAGTGTTCGATCCCCCCGAAGATAACCCCGTTCAGAAATTCTCGAGGAGCGTCGTCCCCAACGGAAAGCCGCGTGTCAAGGACCAGACCTTTGCCTTTGACCGGATCTTCGACCAGAATGCCTCGCAGGGAGAGGTCTATGAGGCTACTTCCAGAAGCCTTCTCGATAATGTTCTCGACGGCTACAATGCTACGGTATTTGCTTATGGTGCGACCGGATGTGGGAAAACACACACCATCACTGGCACCACTTCACAGCCAGGTATCATTTTTCTCACTATGCAAGAGCTGTTCGAGCGTATCGAAGAGAGATCGTCGGAGAAAGTAACCGAAGTGTCCCTGTCGTACCTCGAAATTTACAACGAGACGATCCGCGATCTTTTGGTTCCCGGTGGAAGCAAAGCCGGCTTGATGCTGCGAGAGGATTCGAACAAATCAGTCTCAGTGGCTGGCTTGTCCAGTCATCACCCGCAGAGTGTGCAGCAGGTCATGGACATGATTATGCAGGGTAACGAATGCCGTACTATGTCTCCGACCGAAGCGAATGCAACCTCCTCGCGATCCCACGCCGTTCTACAGATAAATGTCGCCCAAAAGGACCGCAACGCTGATGTCAACGAACCGCATACAATGGCAACACTGAGTATCATCGACCTGGCTGGTAGTGAACGTGCGAGTGCGACAAAGAACAGAGGAGAAAGGCTGTGGGAGGGTGCCAACATCAACAAGTCGTTACTTGCCCTGGGCAGCTGCATCAACGCGCTCTGCGATCCACGCAAGAGCAACCACGTCCCTTATCGCAACTCGAAATTGACACGACTTCTCAAGTTTTCTCTCGGTGGTAACTGCAAGACGGTGATGATTGTCTGTGTCAGTCCATCGAGTCAGCATTTTGATGAAACCCAGAACACTTTGCGATACGCGAACCGGGCGAAGAACATTCAGACCAAAGTCACGAGAAACGTGTTTAATGTCAACCGTCATGTCAAGGATTTCTTGGTGAAGATCGATGAGCAGATGAATCTAATTAATGAACTTAAGGCACAGCAAAAGAATTATGAACAGGTTGCTTTTGCCAAATTCAAGAAACAGACCGAGAAGAAAGATGGCGTCCTTCTAGAAGGTGTGACTCGTATTCGCAATGCATACGAGCACTCGCTGCCGGAGAGACAGGAACGGACCAACAGTATGGTCAAGTTGAGACAGATCAGCCGCCGGATCGGCTTGCTGTCCTCTTGGATTGCTGCTTTCGATAATGTTTGCGCGAActacgaagacgaagagccACTGTCAAACCTCCAGGCTATCCGCAAGTCGGCTCAGGGAATACTCTTGGAGTTGGAAGGGAGCCGACAGCACTACCACCAGCGGTTGGCCAAGAATGCATGGGATCGTGGGCTGAACTCCGCCCTCGAGAATGCTATTCGTCAGCTCAGGGAATTCAATATCTCCGACAACAGTGACATTTCTAACCTCAATCGCGAAGCTGAGTTACTCAAGGCTAACACGGAGCGGGAGGCCCTGACTGCTTTGGCAGAGCAAGACAAGGTCGGGGATGCGGCAACAATGCAGCTACTTTTGCAGGCTCAGTTCGAAATTATCACTTCTATTGAGACCATCATGCAGCTGAGTGAAGCAGAGGCAATTGAGGAAGGCAAGATGATCCTCATGAAAATGTTGAATTCTTGCTCTACCGTTACGGCCAATATCGTCAAGCCGGATGGCAGCTTGCCCCCGATCCCTCCGCCTAGCCCGCCCAAGGCTAGCTCtcccaagaagaagagggtgaGCCTTATCAACGTACCTAACCCAAAGGCCTTGAGCGCTCCCATAACTTTCGCCCCGACAGTCACCTCTCCCACGAAGGCATCTCCTCGTCGTCCCAAGATGAAAGTGGGCAGGAAGAGTGTCAGCTTCTCTCCAAAGAAGTCTCAAGCGAAAGCACCTAAACGAAGTGTTCGATGgaaagatgatgaagaggatggtTCTCTGGCTGAATTTCAGAAAACTCCCCAAAAGGCTCCAGCTGCTCCAGCTGCTCCAGCCGCTTTAGCCCCAGAAGATAACACTGAACATGAGCTACCGGTGCAGCGGACATCCCCTATTCCCCGGGGCATTCCAGTGCCAAAGAGGAGTCCCTCTCTGGGCTCTCTGGGTTCTTCTCCAATTCCAGCACCGCCTTCGGAGCCAACCCTGAACATTCCCAAGAGTAGCAGGTTTCAAGCTGGGTTCTTGTCGAAAAAGAACGGCAGCTCTCCGGTCCTTGCGCCCCCTTCGACAAGCTTGCCTCTGTCCGATAACGAGAAGTCACCCCTTCGAAACATCGAGAACAGTAGCTTCTTGAACCGTCCTCCTGCTGAACGCCCGTCTCGAATGCCAGTGCGAACATCCAGCGGAAGCGTTTCTAGCAGCCCTTTGTCTGAAAGTAAGGGCAGCTGGAAGGCAAACAAGGACGACGCTATCAAGATTAACTCTGCGATGAGACGCATCTCGGGTGGTCAATTTGGCTCTGCAGTTTCTGCGAACGCCCTCCGTGCCCACCGCCGACGGAGCCCAACTTCTGCATCGTACGGAGGAGGTTCATCTACCGAGAACACCATGTTCACCGCCTCTCAGGCCAGACGAATGGCGAAGAACGAGGAAACCGAGTCCAAGCCACGGGTCTTGGGTCCTAGAACGATTCCTGTCATGAAGAGCACAGCGCATAGACGTTCTACGTTTGGCGGTGACCTCCGGGCCAGCCTCACGAGCCGGGATGCCATCCGGCTTAGTGCTATGGCAACCCCAAATCTTGAAAAGCTCTCAGCGAACAACTCAGGGGGTGCTTACTGGTAAATGATATATTTTTCTTTCTGTTTGTTTTATGTTGATATGGGAACTTGGGAAGGTGTTTCGGATGACTGATACCACTACTTCTTTTTTGATATTCCAAATTGCGATGTGGCATGGAGAGCATACTATATCGTGTGCTTGTATTTTCATTTGCTTTCGCTGTTGATGAACTTTTCCCTACTGCATCACATACCATTGTTTTTATCGGACGTGTACAGTACTGTCTTCTTTGTCTGGGTTGGCATCCTCGGAGTTGGTTTTGGCTTGAACCGTAGGATATTAATCGTATTTCTCATTATTCTCCGATTTAACTGGCAACCTTGTAGGGCTGATGTCACCATAAGACCACGTAATTAGCCATCTTTCCCTTATTATGGCTTGTTTGCCTAGGTGGAAATGCTGCCTATGTATCTAGGCAGTCGAAGTTAAATGAGGAAGGTGTCATAGACTGCTGCAAGACTGTAGGCACCTGTCAGAGTTACCTCGATGCTAGTCTTTTATCTAATTCTCACTCCAAGCTCATGGTTTTCTCTACATTGATTCAATTGCTCTCCTTCCTCATCGCAACATCCAGCCAAGATGTCGTACGTCGGAAGCAACCCATGCCTCGAAACCACGATAAACACTACAACCAAACGAATCCCCCACCTATTACGACATCAACGCAAATGGACCAGACTGGCAGCTCATCTGGCCGCAACTCGTCGAGGGAGTCCCTGCTATCATCGTGGCCTCCGGAGTTGAAGTAACAGATCAAAACGGAGCAGAATACAACCAACAGCACGGCGAGATTTTACTACTGTGACTTTGACGAGGGCTAGGGAGAAGAAATATACAGAATAATACCCTTTCCTATCGTCGACAAGGGGATTTGGATTAATGGGATTGGGAACCGTGCGCACTACCCGTTTATTATGAAGGACAAGGGTTGGGCGTTTGGCAGATCTGTGCAGACTGCGCACAAGCCGTATGACGACGTGGTGACCTGTATTTTGCTGAGAGCATTCATGCTTGCGCCGCAGGCTTGTCGAATTTCGTGCGTTTAGGTCCCATCTTTACCCTTCTTGGGAGTTGTGctgatttccttttctctacACAGATCGGATGGGGACTGGGATGAGCGGGAATCGGCGCGGTCAATTTATAAGCACCTCTCTGATGAGGAACCTGAGTGTCCTTGGAGAAATTGATCGGCTTTCTGAGGTATGCACTGGGTGTTTTGAACGGCTCTGGTTGTTGCTAGACTTGCTCGGTATCAGGGCTATGGGAGAGGTGATTGATTCATTGGACACTCTTGGTTTTATGTTGAGTCGAACATGATAAAAATCACCTTTCATTTTTAATCGAACCGTATGTCTTATTCTGAAGATAATATTCACGAGTAGTTTCTCTGTCGAAAGTGAAAGATCTCCGATGCACCTTGAAGCTTCCCCGCCGTCACTTACCAAAACGAGCATTTTTACATCATTTTTGCGGATTTCGCATCAACTCCGACTTCGCCTCCCACAAAGAATAACCTCTCCCtttcaaatatatatatatatatatatatacagtACGTATAATCACCAAACTCCCTCTTCCAAATGACGTTTGCGCCCGCGATTGGCTCAACACTTTTCTCACGACTTTTCCGTCCTTTCTCGACTAGTTCCccgttcttttctttggcACCCGAGTCGGCCTCGCGCAACAGCAATCAAATGTCGGAGAAAGCTACAGTGGCGGCAGGCTGTTTCTGGGGCGTGGAGCACCTGTTCCGGAAGGAATTCGGCAATGGAAAAGGTCTCTTGGATGCTAGGGTGGGATATTCTGGCGGAAACACCTCGTCGCCGACGTACCGGGCTGTGTGTAGCGGGAATACTGGTCGTAAGTACCTAGTTTTCCCCCTCTAAACGCCTCAAAAAGGGAAAGGAGAAAGTGCATCGCTAATCGCATTCAAAAAACGAAACAGATGCCGAAGCCCTCCAGGTAACCTTCGACCCCTCCATCGTCAGCTACCGCCAGCTTCTGGAATTCTTCTACCGCATGCACGACCCCACAACGCTCAACCGCCAGGGCCCGGACGTCGGCACCCAGTACCGCAGCGCGGTCTTCACGCACGGCGATGAACAGCACAAGATTGCGCACGATATCACGGACAAGGTTAGCAAGGAGTGGTATAAGCAGCCGCTTAGCACGCAGATTATTGAGGCGGGTGAGTGGTGGGATGCGGAGGACTATCACCAGTTGTATTTGAAGAAGAACCCGTCGGGATATGAATGTCCTGCTCAGTATGCTCCCTTTCCATGTGGCTGGAGAGGAATGATGCTAATTGCTTGCAGCTTCGTGAGGTCTTTCCCGCCGCTTTCTGCGTGACTCGGTGCGAGGTTATGATTTCTAATGATTTTGCTCCTGCTATGGGGTATTATGATTTTTTTGATGGGTATACCTGTGGGATTACTCTGGTTTGATGTATATATAACCGGATCTAATTCCATATTCCCCATCTATTCGTGTTATCAAAGCACTTCTCGTGGGATGCTACAGATATACCGCTGGAAGACCATCCCCAATAATCTCTGGTAGAACGAGCTCTATGCCCTTTGTATATCAGTTTTAGTAGATTTCCAATAAAGAGCACGAATATAATCCAAGTAAAGAAGAGATGCTGTATACAGTATAGTCCCGCGACATCGGCATCGAGCATGGGAACACGAAATACAAAATATGTCTTTCGCATTAATTTATCTCTCCAAGCGCGCATTCATACAGCTAACCCATTGGATTTGAGTATGGTAACTGTAGACGTGATGGTCGCTTGCCATTTTGGCGGTGATTCCCCATGAGGTGACCCCATATAGGAAAGCCCTCGCCCGTGACTTCTTTCTCTGTATTCACTCGACCACCCacactctcctctcttcccctcctcccaaTTCACACAAGCAACACATCCTCTTCCAAACCATCTCTTACTATTCTGCATCtcatttcttcattttcgcATCAGCAAATCATCTTATGAGCATCATCTTCACGAGTTAACCGACAACCAGGGCTCTGGTGTGGGAGTCTCGGACAGGCACCTTCTACGCCTAGAGCAACAAAGGTCTTTTGGCAACACGTCAAAGACCATCAACAACCTTGTCTGTCTATTGGCTTTTCTGGCAAAGAGGCTTTGTTCAGGGTTCATTGTCCCCAGGTCTTGATTTAAGGGAAGCAGCTTCTGGTTGCTCCTCTCAGTCAACCTTTTTCCTTCCTCAGCGTTTCTTGGGATACTATTGACGACTGCGTGTTTTGACGCGTCGATCTCAGCTCTGAAAGTCTCGACGGGATTCTGGGCTGAAAATTGAGTGGCATGACCCTCCTTTCTTGTTTCTTGTCTGCCATGGAATCAAACCCATCTAACACTGATTGGTCGACTGGCAGAATTCCACGAACTTCGTTCCGGAAACCCCTCTTCTTTGCGATAAATATAACTCTATTTTGGATCTTGTATCCGCCGCTTTCTGATCTTCCATCTCTAACGTCATTCGAGATGGTGACCTACTCTATTGATGGCGCCATGGCTGAGGCCTTGGGCCATCTCAACCGCATCGCCTGCCATGTAAGCAAGCTTGTCAAGGACCATGGGGCTTGAGTGTCGTTTGTCCTAACTATAAGCATGCAGTTCCGCAACCATGGACAGCATAAATCGGCGAATGAGCTGGGCAAGCTGAGTATCATGATTGTTAATGCCTTTAGCGAGGGTGTTGACAACATTCCTGCAACTGAATATGTCTTAGAGGAAGTGGTAGGTCATCATCTCTTCATTTTTGGAACTCACTCAGCTGATGTCGAGCAGTCCAGTAGCAGCCTGAATGTGAAGGCCAATACGATCCAGAAACAGGCCGCTGCCGCCCTCATGAACGAGGTTGATAAGGAGAACCAGGGAGAATTCAACTATCAGAGCCATGCCGTCAAGAAGACCCAGCCGCATGATAGCCACTTTTCTCAGGCTGGAAGCTGGGCTCAGATTGCTGGCTCTTTCTCCAACAACCAAGCCAGCACTC from Aspergillus chevalieri M1 DNA, chromosome 2, nearly complete sequence includes:
- a CDS encoding uncharacterized protein (COG:S;~EggNog:ENOG410PRES) yields the protein MTNHPTDNMDSREPSGQRPHDSALLRVIHWHKLFDSDTPPRLGMEVKRRLPYTTMAAFASGMTIGSFHGSKKASYQFRAENAHRYPTTSAAWFQYHKSKNYASIVGGVKDGMKMGFRLGAGAFAFCLFEETVDYARDDTRDFLSTVTAGLSFSGIYSLLARHDVFTAARTTKLGLKLSLVYGLAQDALESLKGNRPPYIDFLLGNRRSRVREGETV
- a CDS encoding uncharacterized protein (COG:S;~EggNog:ENOG410PXXS), with protein sequence MSNPDPLSWTLLFKKHKTTVLLMLLPQESITNTKTALLNALKARGLTEINGDPLPEDASDIEFGVAVDKNDLEKGWTRLEVGGPDFAEEEESKKNAGKKASGSISLQGVDLRNGQSIAFRFKKLVDGEKAVKKDGEDIDIDLELEDPGWDVVVPKFDDEEEVEQ
- the KLP5 gene encoding kinesin family protein (BUSCO:EOG09260BRA;~COG:Z;~EggNog:ENOG410PGBY;~InterPro:IPR019821,IPR036961,IPR027417,IPR027640, IPR001752;~PFAM:PF16796,PF00225;~go_function: GO:0003777 - microtubule motor activity [Evidence IEA];~go_function: GO:0005524 - ATP binding [Evidence IEA];~go_function: GO:0008017 - microtubule binding [Evidence IEA];~go_process: GO:0007018 - microtubule-based movement [Evidence IEA]); the encoded protein is MPPESSDSSSISVAVRVRPFTIREAAQISKCEAGPLFLGDGSLAGAPTPKLQQKGLRSIIKVIDDRCLVFDPPEDNPVQKFSRSVVPNGKPRVKDQTFAFDRIFDQNASQGEVYEATSRSLLDNVLDGYNATVFAYGATGCGKTHTITGTTSQPGIIFLTMQELFERIEERSSEKVTEVSLSYLEIYNETIRDLLVPGGSKAGLMLREDSNKSVSVAGLSSHHPQSVQQVMDMIMQGNECRTMSPTEANATSSRSHAVLQINVAQKDRNADVNEPHTMATLSIIDLAGSERASATKNRGERLWEGANINKSLLALGSCINALCDPRKSNHVPYRNSKLTRLLKFSLGGNCKTVMIVCVSPSSQHFDETQNTLRYANRAKNIQTKVTRNVFNVNRHVKDFLVKIDEQMNLINELKAQQKNYEQVAFAKFKKQTEKKDGVLLEGVTRIRNAYEHSLPERQERTNSMVKLRQISRRIGLLSSWIAAFDNVCANYEDEEPLSNLQAIRKSAQGILLELEGSRQHYHQRLAKNAWDRGLNSALENAIRQLREFNISDNSDISNLNREAELLKANTEREALTALAEQDKVGDAATMQLLLQAQFEIITSIETIMQLSEAEAIEEGKMILMKMLNSCSTVTANIVKPDGSLPPIPPPSPPKASSPKKKRVSLINVPNPKALSAPITFAPTVTSPTKASPRRPKMKVGRKSVSFSPKKSQAKAPKRSVRWKDDEEDGSLAEFQKTPQKAPAAPAAPAALAPEDNTEHELPVQRTSPIPRGIPVPKRSPSLGSLGSSPIPAPPSEPTLNIPKSSRFQAGFLSKKNGSSPVLAPPSTSLPLSDNEKSPLRNIENSSFLNRPPAERPSRMPVRTSSGSVSSSPLSESKGSWKANKDDAIKINSAMRRISGGQFGSAVSANALRAHRRRSPTSASYGGGSSTENTMFTASQARRMAKNEETESKPRVLGPRTIPVMKSTAHRRSTFGGDLRASLTSRDAIRLSAMATPNLEKLSANNSGGAYW
- the MXR1 gene encoding peptide-methionine-S-sulfoxide reductase (COG:O;~EggNog:ENOG410PI59;~InterPro:IPR036509,IPR002569;~PFAM:PF01625;~go_function: GO:0008113 - peptide-methionine (S)-S-oxide reductase activity [Evidence IEA];~go_process: GO:0055114 - oxidation-reduction process [Evidence IEA]), giving the protein MTFAPAIGSTLFSRLFRPFSTSSPFFSLAPESASRNSNQMSEKATVAAGCFWGVEHLFRKEFGNGKGLLDARVGYSGGNTSSPTYRAVCSGNTGHAEALQVTFDPSIVSYRQLLEFFYRMHDPTTLNRQGPDVGTQYRSAVFTHGDEQHKIAHDITDKVSKEWYKQPLSTQIIEAGEWWDAEDYHQLYLKKNPSGYECPAHFVRSFPPLSA